The Bradyrhizobium diazoefficiens genome contains the following window.
GCTTCAATGCGCACACAAAGGCCAATCGTGACGATTTCGCATCGTCCTATTTGCTGGTGCTTGTGATGCTTGATCCCGATGCGTCCTTGCCGATACTGCGGCAATGGCTCGATGCTCCGTCTTCCAGGGCGGACCGAAAGGCGCGTGCGGAAACGACGTTCAGCATGCTGTTCGATCGGCATGATCCGCTCACTTCTGATGCGCTTGCCGCCACCTCCACGAAAGGCCTAGAGGCGCTTTTGCATCTTGCCTATAGCCACATTCACCCGAAGAACGATCTCGTTCATCACGGGATGTATTCGCCCGGACCAAGGGACAATGCCGAGTCTGCGCGCAACGTCATCTTGTCTGTCTTGCTTGAGAAGCCCGGCGGCGATGCCTACGAAGCCATGAAGCGGCTGGCGAATGATCCTATCTTCGCTCTCCGCGCACATCGGTTCCTTGAGCTTGCGCGCGGTAAGGCCGAACGCGACGCGGAGATTCCCGCCTGGACCGCTTCCGAAGTGCTCACATTTGAACGTGAAGCCACCGCTCCAGCCAAGACCGGGGCGGATCTCTTGCGTATCGTCCTCGGCGTGCTTGCCGACATTGCCCTAAATCTGACGAAAGGTGACTTCAATTCCCGCGCGCTGCTCGAGCGTGCGAAAGACGAGGAAGAAGTGCAACAATGGCTCGCCGAGCAGATGAACTCCCGCGCACGTGGCCGCTTCCATGCGTTCCGGGAGCCAGAGGTCGCCATTCGCGATAAGCCTGACATCATTATTGCGTCCACGTCTTCGCCCGCCCAGGTCTCGATCGAGGTCAAACACGGCGGTAAAGACTGGAGCGCACGCGACCTTGAAAACGCATTGAAGACTCAGCTTGCCGAAGACTACCTGAAGCCTGACAACCGGCGGCACGGCGTCCTTGTTGTCACTCATCATAGGAACCGCCGCTGGCTGCGCATCAGCGACAATAAGTCGATCCCGTTCGCAGATCTCATCGACTGGCTCTCCGGGATCGCCGCGACGATCACCGAGAACGCCGTAGGCCAAATAGCGGCAAAGTGCGTCGGGCTCGATGCCTGGAAGGCCGAACCGAGCCCGCGAAAGCTATCGGCACCGAAACCCAAGGCGCCCGCCAAGCGGACCACCGCGGCTAAGAAAACTACGAAGAAGACCAAGAAGACCAAGAAGACCAAGAAGACCAAGAAGACCAAGAAGACCAAGAAGACCAAGAAGACCAGAAGAACGCCTCGATGAGAACCCGGAAAGCGTCGCCCACAGGCAAGAAGGCCCGGCGATAGCACAAGAGGGCGCGCAGGCGCTAGACCCGTTTTCGTCCCCGTCTTCGTCGCACCCTGCGAGTGCAATTTCGGCGCCGGTCAGCGGCTAGTCCCCTTGACGGAATGAATCTGCCACCCGGCACACCCAAAGGGCAACGCTCACTTGCCTACCGCAAGTTTCTCGCGCCGGACTTGCTGACCGCGTGCGATGCATCGGCCGCGATTCCCGGGGTTTCGGCTTTGAGGATCTTATCTTTTCGGGTCCGCGGGAATGTCGGCCTCTCCAAGTGCGCGACTTCTGCCGAGACGCGCGGCGCCGTCAAAGCCGCTCGCTTCCGCGCTGCGCTTGTGCAGCAGCGCGCCTGACGGTGCCCTACGGGCGTTTTGACAGCCCCGATTGTGCGCCTCGGCCGGAAACGCGCATCGAGGCCGCCATCCCGGCGGGCTCATTGGCGAAAGAATAAGATCATGAAAACCGAAACCAAGTCGCGTCCGATGCACCGCATCTTCGCGGTCACCAAGTCCGGTGAGAACAAATACTGGCAAGCGATCGGTGCCCTAGGAAAGACGACGCCATCTATGAAGGCCACAGCGTGCATACGTCGTTCGCCTCGGCTCGCGCTAGTCTGATGAGACTGGATGTGTGGCATGTGGGTGGTCGGTTCGCTCCGTCGCGGTGACGGCCGGTCGCCAGCCTTCACATCCCGAACAGCTCGGACATGAGTCGTGAATCAGCCGAACGGCAAGCCGCGTTAGAGTTTTTGGATTTGTTTCGCCGGCCGCGGCTAGATTTAAAATCTTTTCGGCAAGGCATGCTTTTAAGGAAGACGTCCGCGCCGGTTCCGGCATCATTTGGACAGCATTGTCCAGGACGCGCCTCAACACGGCACGCAGGTGAGCATCTGAATTCGCAGCTGTCATGAGGCTCATCCAACGGATCAAATCTGTGCGCGTTGGCTTCGGCTCTCACCCAGTGTTCCTGAGAAGATCCGCCGAAACCCATCGTTCGATAAGCCCGTTTCGTCTAGTGATTGGTGCAATCGGCTTGTTTGCCGTCACGCCCGACACATATAGGAAACATGTTTAGCGGAGGTGACACTGAAGCTTGGAATGCGATTTCTTTGGTGGGTTCGCGTTGTCCAGAACGAAGTCGAGAGGAGTTGTGTAACGACCGACCGAGTCCCCGTAGATCGTGGGGCCTGCAGCTCCGTCCAAGAGCGCGTGCTAGAGGTGATCAATCAATCTTTCTGCGGCGACATTGTTCCGCCTAAAGTACCCGAACGGGCGGAGTAACGCCGAATGCAAGCAGCTCGTTTTGGTAGGTGCGACATCACGCGGACGCTTAATTCGGCAGCAGAGTCGTTTGCCAAGAACTGCTCAGAACCTTGTCGCACTTCAGCAGCAAAGGCCAAGGCGTACCTATCCCACGCGGCCCGATGTAGCGAGCCGGGCTCGCAGGCCGCGCGATTGATCCACAACGCCGTCTGAACCGGAGACACGAGCATGTGTGGCTAAAGCTAGTGCCGGAGACGAGCTCTACCACAACACCAAGGCGCCCTTTACAACAGCGACGGTAGTCAGCTGTTGGTCAATGTGCCGACTGGCGCAGGAAAGGCATGACGTTACCAGAGAAGCCAAAGCGAGCGCGCCGCCTCCGACCGCGCCTTTCATGCTGGAGAATGTCGGGCCAGCCTAGACCGATCCAGGCTCGCTAGCGATGTAAAGCCCGCAAAGCTCGACGTCGGCCGATGGTGCAGCAGCTTGGCATCATGTGACGGCGTGGTGTTTGGTCCGATCAGCCAGGTCAGGTTGGAGGTGAGAAATGTCAGTCCGACGGCAAACAGCTCTCACAGCCGAGCCGGCTAATTCTCCGTCCGGTTCGTCGGCACGATGATCCCTCGTGCGGCCAGGCAGTTTAGCACCGTATCGGCCAACCGTTCCGGCTGCTGGTTCAGTGTTGTCAAATGGATCTCCGGCGCGCTCGGCGCCTCGTATGGCGCATCGATGCCGGTGAAATTCTTGATCATGCCCGATTTCGCCTTGGCGTAGAGCCCCTTCGGATCGCGCCGCACGCATTCGCCGATCGGCGTATCGACAAAGACCTCGATGAATTCGCCGTCGCCCACGAGATCGCGCACCATGTCTCGTTCAGCCTTGTAGGGCGAGATGAATGAGCAGATCACGAGCAAGCCACTATCGACCATCAGTTTGGCAACTTCGCCGGCGCGGGGGATGTTTTCAATCCGATCGGATTCGGTGAAGCCGAGATCTCGATTGACACCGTGCCTGAGATTGTCGCCGTCCAAGAGCATGGTGTGATATGACATCACAAATAACTTCTGGTCGACGACGTTGGCGATGGTCGACTTGCCCGCGCCGGGAAGCCCGGTAAGCCAGATGATGCAGGGTCTTTGGTGCTTGAGAGCGGCGCGCTCCTTCTTCCCGAGTGAGAGCGGCTGGCAGGCCTTTGCGGCACGCCGCAAGGGAAACGCAATCATGCCGGCGCCGACGGTCCTGTTGGTGTCGCGATCGATCACGATGAAGGAGCCGGTACGCCGGTTCGCTTCATAGGCGTCGAAGGTTGCCGGCAGTACGGTTGCAATCTTGCAGAAGCCGATTTCATTGAGGCGCAAAGTTCGGGCCGCCACATGCGCGCCCGTGTTGACGTCGATCCTGTATTTCATCGCGGTGATGCTGCCGGACGCAATCGATTGCGTGCCGATCCGGAAGGCATAGGACCGGCCTGGCACTATGTCCTCCTGATCCATCCAGATCACGTGGGCGGCAAACTGATCAGCGACCTCCGGTCGTTCCCTGGGCTTGGCGATGACATCCCCGCGGCCGATGTCGATTTCGTCGGTCAGCGTAATGGTCACCGCATCGCCGGCTTCGGCACGCACAAGCTCGCCATCGTACGTCACGATCTGCTTGACGCGCGAATTGCGTCCCGATGCTGGAACGACGATTTCGTCGCCAACGGCAATGCTGCCAGAGACCACGGTTCCAGCGTAGCCGCGGAAATCCAAATTTGGCCGGCTCACCCATTGTACCGG
Protein-coding sequences here:
- the cysN gene encoding sulfate adenylyltransferase subunit CysN; the encoded protein is MDTDALRELPFTSSKDQLCFITCGSVDDGKSTLIGRLLHDGRGIYEDQLQALARDSVKHGTTGDAIDLALLVDGLEAEREQGITIDVGYRFFTTLRRSFMVADTPGHERYTRNMATGASNAQLAVILIDARKGVLVQTKRHSYICALLGIRHVVVALNKMDLVDYRKEVFDRIMADYVRFASNLGFTSIAAVPISARYGDNIINRSRNTDWFHGPCLLDYLESIDIQSNTAGLPFRFPVQWVSRPNLDFRGYAGTVVSGSIAVGDEIVVPASGRNSRVKQIVTYDGELVRAEAGDAVTITLTDEIDIGRGDVIAKPRERPEVADQFAAHVIWMDQEDIVPGRSYAFRIGTQSIASGSITAMKYRIDVNTGAHVAARTLRLNEIGFCKIATVLPATFDAYEANRRTGSFIVIDRDTNRTVGAGMIAFPLRRAAKACQPLSLGKKERAALKHQRPCIIWLTGLPGAGKSTIANVVDQKLFVMSYHTMLLDGDNLRHGVNRDLGFTESDRIENIPRAGEVAKLMVDSGLLVICSFISPYKAERDMVRDLVGDGEFIEVFVDTPIGECVRRDPKGLYAKAKSGMIKNFTGIDAPYEAPSAPEIHLTTLNQQPERLADTVLNCLAARGIIVPTNRTEN